One genomic segment of Mytilus galloprovincialis chromosome 5, xbMytGall1.hap1.1, whole genome shotgun sequence includes these proteins:
- the LOC143075056 gene encoding uncharacterized protein LOC143075056 — translation MSSAKRSRDPPNPGNEPTEELGYPALVQYTFVPNGTESSEILVSEGDIVQLVYKVGGWVFIRTYEGKVGYIPFSFCKELESSKQVGSTYSETGLKGSSFDIPDFGDSNHSKLGNSFTENKFLRRSKSAVGNSERAQFRHQAKSERRVHFADQPKSRNSCDICYNFLTSFSSIEHNTSNVGQKKVNLKPHKLLKLLQTISKEGFVNTGNTRPPNNAQSYFGQITDNRINRRKSDYEFPIKFGNYCNQCDVLKDIFKNANRYSMSDLYSTIRNLHSHALADSDSEEEENSERYDLKEKSSTNAQNGGVHNMAPVENNSNRSISYQDPESKQKVEIVRNNSFSGITDNERSDFTNGTLSSIDTSQSDTRQISTITAVTCTRAAKFTHNKSIDSVQRSPGLQNHKINNFFPENQSSNLCPPLLNGYDEDVTEFRSAEYHPPLVKKWRQANTSLSSESVIKRPPGIIREQTFEFESTRHKEVNFNDPKKENLNLTSSGGDKSLIGKINSPIRSFTMDSRRKPIVSNGDFSLDDDENSSLEPSLSNGSPKGAITKCFTTYGHLTGFQSDVNTGKSLSIDRHSSQFSDRENVDKVEKKHNIESANQDYDNNYSKQTETDSAIDRRKIVARKVNPVIRSPRNLMSNSGPLIGRKNDKDIRKSLLEHSVMKRTQGNPTEMRAQPMRTQPMRAQHDFASQNESASGRTPPVLVKKFNKQMWRPSLAGSEGSSDQRPFSPFGGTLPASKIVKKKVVEVFV, via the exons ATGTCGTCTGCTAAGCGATCACGTGATCCTCCTAATCCGGGCAATGAGCCAACGGAAGAATTAGGGTATCCTGCGTTGGTACAATACACGTTCGTTCCGAACGGCACAGAGAGTTCGGAAATCCTCGTCTCGGAAGGTGATATTGTTCAATTGGTGTATAAAGTTGGAGGTTGGGTTTTTATAAGAACGTACGAAGGAAAAGTTGGTTATATTCCATTTTCTTTCTGTAAGGAATTAGAAAGCTCTAAACAAGTAGGATCAACCTATAGTGAAACTGGATTAAAAGGAAGCTCGTTTGACATTCCAGATTTTGGTGATTCAAACCACTCTAAATTGGGGAATTCTTTTACTGAAAACAAATTTCTTCGCCGGTCTAAAAGTGCCGTGGGAAACTCAGAACGTGCACAATTCAGACATCAGGCTAAATCAGAAAGAAGAGTTCATTTTGCCGATCAGCCAAAGAGCCGGAATTCATGTGACATATGCTATAATTTCTTAACAAGCTTTAGTAGTATTGAACATAATACTTCTAATGTTGGTCAAAAGAAAGTGAATTTAAAGCCTCATAAGCTACTTAAACTGTTACAGACGATTTCTAAAGAAGGTTTCGTAAACACTGGTAATACGAGACCACCAAACAATGCACAATCATATTTCGGTCAAATCACAGATAATCGCATTAACAGAAGAAAGAGTGACTATGAATTCCcaataaaatttggaaattattGTAATCAGTGtgatgttttaaaagatattttcaaaaacgCAAATAGGTATTCCATGTCGGATCTTTATTCAACAATCCGCAATTTGCATTCACATGCTTTGGCGGATTCGGATTCGGAGGAGGAGGAAAACAGTGAAAGATATGACTTAAAAGAAAAAAGTTCAACAAACGCACAAAATGGCGGCGTGCACAATATGGCACCTGTTGAAAACAATTCGAATAGGTCGATATCATATCAGGATCCAGAATCTAAACAGAAAGTGGAAATCGTGAGGAATAATTCGTTCAGTGGAATAACAGACAATGAGAGAAGTGACTTTACGAATGGTACTTTGTCTTCTATTGACACATCTCAGTCTGATACTAGACAAATATCAACTATAACTGCCGTTACTTGCACTAGAGCAGCAAAATTTACGCACAATAAAAGTATTGATAGTGTACAAAGAAGTCCGGGATTACAGAATCATAAAATTAACAACTTTTTTCCTGAAAACCAATCTTCTAACTTATGTCCGCCTCTCTTGAATGGATATGATGAAGATGTAACTGAATTCAGATCAGCGGAATATCATCCGCCATTAGTGAAAAAATGGCGACAAGCAAATACTTCTCTGTCTTCTGAATCAGTTATTAAAAGACCGCCTGGAATAATACGAGAGCAAACGTTTGAATTCGAAAGCACGCGGCATAAAGAAGTAAATTTTAACGATCCAAAGAAGGAAAATTTGAATTTAACTTCTTCCGGGGGGGATAAAAGTCTTATTGGTAAAATCAATTCTCCAATTCGTAGTTTTACAATGGATAGTCGAAGAAAGCCAATTGTTTCAAATGGTGATTTTAGTTTGGATGATGATGAAAATAGTTCGCTGGAACCATCACTGTCTAACGGAAGTCCGAAAGGGGCGATAACAAAGTGCTTTACAACGTATGGGCATCTGACAGGCTTTCAGAGTGATGTCAATACGGGTAAATCTTTATCAATTGATAGACATTCTAGTCAATTTTCAGATCGTGAAAATGTTGATAAAGTTGAAAAGAAACATAATATTGAAAGTGCTAATCAGGATTACGATAACAATTATTCAAAACAAACTGAAACCGATAGCGCCATTGATCGGCGGAAAATCGTTGCCAGAAAAGTTAATCCAGTTATACGTTCTCCTAGGAATCTAATGTCCAACAGTG GACCCTTAATTGGGAGgaaaaatgacaaagacattcgCAAATCACTCTTAGAACATTCAGTAATGAAACGGACTCAAGGAAATCCTACTGAGATGCGTGCACAGCCAATGCGAACTCAGCCCATGCGTGCACAGCATGACTTTGCAAGCCAAAACGAGTCTGCGTCTGGGAGGACTCCTCCAGTTTTAGTGAAAAAGTTCAATAAACAAATGTGGCGACCGTCATTAGCGGGGTCAGAAGGATCCTCCGACCAAAGGCCATTTTCACCATTCGGAGGAACTCTTCCTGCATCGAAGATCGTGAAAAAGAAGGTTgtagaagtatttgtttaa